The Brachyspira hyodysenteriae ATCC 27164 genome includes a window with the following:
- a CDS encoding epoxyqueuosine reductase QueH, whose protein sequence is MEIKEKLVVHTCCAVCMSYPRTILEDYDTVFYFYNPNIYPIEEYKRRKDEFINYTNNLGIKTYISEEDDDVAKWYNDIKGFENEPEKGARCSICFKHRMKKAFEYAKSINAKYVATVMTVSPHKNSKVIEMIGKSLAENYEGIEYLHFDFKKKDGFKKTNIIANEAGLYRQNYCGCEFSIR, encoded by the coding sequence ATGGAAATTAAAGAAAAATTAGTTGTTCATACTTGCTGTGCTGTTTGTATGAGTTATCCTCGTACTATTTTAGAGGATTATGATACAGTATTTTATTTCTATAATCCTAATATATATCCTATTGAAGAATATAAAAGAAGAAAAGATGAGTTTATAAATTATACTAATAATTTAGGCATAAAAACTTATATATCTGAAGAAGATGATGATGTTGCCAAATGGTATAATGATATAAAAGGTTTTGAAAATGAACCTGAAAAAGGGGCAAGATGCAGTATTTGTTTTAAGCATAGAATGAAAAAGGCTTTTGAATATGCTAAAAGTATAAATGCAAAATATGTTGCTACTGTAATGACTGTAAGCCCTCATAAAAACAGCAAAGTTATTGAAATGATAGGCAAAAGTTTAGCAGAGAATTATGAAGGAATAGAGTATTTGCATTTTGACTTTAAGAAAAAAGACGGATTTAAAAAGACTAATATAATAGCTAATGAAGCGGGACTCTACAGACAGAATTATTGCGGATGTGAATTTAGTATAAGATAA
- a CDS encoding putative motility protein, with translation MDLSAYSSYSTGMLKQDISLSMIRKTSDMQAQAVDKIMTSIQPQAVSAPMRPGVGERLSTYA, from the coding sequence ATGGATCTTTCAGCTTATAGTTCTTATTCTACTGGAATGCTTAAACAAGATATTTCTTTAAGCATGATAAGAAAAACTTCAGATATGCAGGCTCAAGCTGTTGATAAAATTATGACTAGCATTCAGCCTCAAGCTGTTTCTGCACCTATGAGACCTGGTGTAGGTGAAAGATTAAGCACTTATGCTTAA
- the catA gene encoding type A chloramphenicol O-acetyltransferase — protein MFNKIDLNNYNRKEHYEMYMNNIPCTYSITVPLNITKFKKTVKDKNIKFYASVIYLISKVVNKYKEFKMALNDNKELGYYDIINPSYTIFHNDTKTFSSIYTEYNEKFDLFYKNYISDIETYGENKTFLAKPCSINNIFNISSLPLSAFTSFNLNLPNSFEYLAPIFTIGKYYTDDKNNIMMPLCLQIHHSVCDGYHVGIFFEDLQMEFNEFNLLY, from the coding sequence ATGTTTAATAAAATAGATTTAAATAATTATAACAGAAAAGAGCATTATGAAATGTATATGAATAATATTCCATGTACATATAGCATAACAGTGCCTTTAAATATTACAAAATTTAAAAAAACTGTCAAAGATAAAAATATTAAATTTTATGCCTCTGTTATTTACTTAATATCAAAAGTTGTAAATAAATATAAAGAGTTCAAAATGGCATTGAATGATAATAAAGAACTTGGTTATTATGATATTATTAATCCAAGCTATACCATATTTCATAATGATACAAAAACTTTCTCATCCATTTATACAGAATATAATGAAAAATTTGATTTGTTTTATAAAAATTATATTTCAGATATAGAAACTTATGGAGAAAATAAAACTTTTTTAGCTAAGCCATGTAGTATAAATAATATATTTAATATTTCATCACTTCCATTATCAGCTTTTACTAGTTTTAATCTTAATTTACCAAATAGCTTTGAGTATTTAGCACCAATATTCACTATAGGAAAATACTATACAGATGATAAAAATAATATAATGATGCCTTTATGTTTACAAATACATCATAGTGTATGCGATGGATATCATGTGGGTATTTTCTTTGAAGATTTACAAATGGAATTTAATGAATTCAATTTATTATATTGA
- a CDS encoding helix-turn-helix domain-containing protein, protein MMDTEVVLKNLGQNIRELRKNKKMTIDELAEKSSLSGKYLQGVEVGNRNISIKNLNKICKALETSPDTLLNMKPYNLKSSEEKIFAISEKLKKFEENKLDFIGNMIDHLNNIIKNEEKNE, encoded by the coding sequence ATGATGGATACAGAAGTAGTATTAAAAAATTTAGGTCAAAATATAAGAGAATTAAGAAAAAACAAAAAAATGACTATAGATGAATTAGCTGAAAAATCTTCACTTTCCGGAAAATATCTACAAGGTGTTGAGGTTGGAAATAGAAATATATCAATTAAAAATCTAAATAAAATTTGCAAAGCATTAGAAACTTCTCCAGATACATTATTAAATATGAAGCCATACAATTTAAAATCTTCAGAAGAAAAAATATTTGCCATATCAGAAAAACTTAAAAAATTTGAAGAAAATAAATTAGATTTTATAGGAAATATGATAGATCATTTAAACAACATAATAAAAAATGAAGAAAAGAACGAATAA